In the Ensifer adhaerens genome, one interval contains:
- a CDS encoding VOC family protein, which translates to MAKAIHSMIRVLDETKSVDFYRLALGLKVAERLDFETFTLVYLSNEASEFELELTINKDRSEPYALGDGYGHLALSVDDLDAEHQRVADAGLAPGKIVAFNRDGALLARFFFLVDPDGYKIEVLQRHGRYK; encoded by the coding sequence ATGGCCAAGGCGATCCATTCGATGATCCGCGTCCTCGACGAAACGAAGTCGGTCGACTTCTATCGCCTGGCCCTCGGGCTCAAGGTCGCCGAAAGGCTCGATTTTGAGACCTTTACGCTGGTCTATCTCAGCAATGAGGCGAGCGAGTTCGAGCTCGAGCTGACGATCAACAAGGATCGGAGCGAGCCCTATGCGCTCGGTGACGGCTATGGTCATCTGGCGCTTTCGGTCGACGATCTCGACGCCGAGCATCAGCGCGTGGCAGATGCGGGCCTCGCCCCCGGCAAGATCGTTGCCTTCAATCGCGATGGCGCCCTGCTTGCCCGCTTCTTCTTCCTGGTCGATCCCGACGGCTACAAGATCGAAGTCCTTCAGCGTCACGGTCGCTACAAGTGA
- a CDS encoding ABC transporter substrate-binding protein → MKKQIAAAMLAIMAATASSAQAAEKIKIGTEGAYPPFNFIDPAGKIGGFDVDIGLALCERMKVECEVVAQDWDGIIPGLLAKKYDLIIASMFITEERKKQVAFTNPYYLAAMTHAAPKGSGITEFTNEALKGKVIGAQSGTTQAEYITATYPDAEIKLYPTQDEANLDMVNGRLDLQVGDMLPLLDWVTKNDDGKNCCELIGEPITDKKFVGEGVGIAVRQDDNDFREKLNKALDEIRADGTYKKINDKYFSIDVYTMK, encoded by the coding sequence ATGAAGAAGCAGATTGCAGCAGCCATGCTAGCCATCATGGCAGCAACCGCCTCATCGGCTCAGGCAGCGGAAAAAATCAAGATCGGCACGGAGGGTGCCTATCCTCCCTTCAACTTCATCGATCCCGCCGGCAAGATCGGCGGCTTCGATGTAGATATCGGCCTCGCGCTCTGCGAGCGCATGAAGGTCGAGTGCGAGGTGGTTGCCCAGGACTGGGACGGCATCATTCCCGGTTTGCTTGCCAAGAAATATGACCTGATCATCGCCTCGATGTTCATCACCGAGGAACGCAAGAAGCAGGTCGCCTTCACCAATCCCTATTACCTCGCTGCCATGACGCATGCGGCGCCAAAGGGCTCCGGCATCACCGAATTCACCAATGAGGCCCTCAAGGGCAAGGTGATAGGGGCGCAATCCGGAACCACCCAGGCCGAATACATCACCGCCACCTACCCCGATGCGGAGATCAAGCTCTATCCGACCCAGGACGAGGCCAATCTCGATATGGTCAACGGCCGGCTTGATCTGCAGGTTGGCGACATGCTGCCGCTGCTCGACTGGGTGACGAAGAACGATGATGGCAAGAATTGCTGCGAACTCATCGGCGAGCCGATTACCGACAAGAAGTTTGTCGGCGAAGGTGTCGGTATCGCCGTCCGCCAGGACGACAACGACTTCCGCGAGAAACTCAACAAGGCGCTCGACGAAATCCGTGCCGATGGCACCTACAAGAAGATCAACGACAAGTATTTCTCGATCGACGTCTACACGATGAAGTGA
- a CDS encoding LysR substrate-binding domain-containing protein has translation MQAFDPDLLRTFLAFAEGGSLAHAAAAVGRTASAVTAQMQRLEAMVGEPLLAQSGRGRVLTPAGEELLVHAQRILEVHRDAWLSLKGAKADGRLALGCTQDFADSNLPDLLRVFARTHPRVRLDLRVGRSRELTTNYDQGAIDVLIVMREGVQPDEIAVLTEPMLWLSASTDPVPPSSELPVAVLDPPCGFRSAATRALDQAGIAYRIAATSPSLSGLRAAVRSGIAITARTARFVGEGVAVAPQALSLPALPNAEFSLRLKRKAGKAASSLAALLAEELPNERL, from the coding sequence ATGCAAGCCTTCGATCCTGACCTGCTCCGAACGTTCCTCGCCTTTGCCGAAGGCGGCTCGCTCGCTCACGCGGCTGCCGCGGTAGGCCGCACCGCTTCCGCGGTTACCGCGCAGATGCAGCGATTGGAGGCAATGGTGGGAGAGCCGCTTCTGGCTCAATCGGGAAGAGGGCGTGTCCTCACGCCGGCCGGAGAGGAACTGCTCGTTCACGCCCAACGGATCCTCGAAGTCCATCGCGATGCGTGGCTGAGCCTCAAGGGTGCAAAGGCCGATGGACGTCTGGCTCTTGGCTGCACCCAGGACTTCGCCGACAGCAATTTGCCTGATCTCCTGCGCGTCTTTGCCCGAACCCATCCGCGCGTGCGGCTCGATCTCCGGGTCGGTCGTTCGCGGGAACTGACGACCAATTACGATCAAGGGGCGATCGATGTCCTGATCGTCATGCGCGAGGGTGTGCAACCGGACGAGATTGCGGTGCTGACCGAGCCGATGTTGTGGTTGTCCGCATCCACCGATCCGGTTCCCCCCAGTAGCGAGTTGCCGGTCGCGGTACTGGACCCGCCATGCGGGTTTCGCTCGGCGGCCACCCGTGCGCTCGATCAGGCGGGTATCGCCTATCGCATCGCGGCGACCAGTCCGAGCCTTTCCGGATTGCGTGCGGCAGTCCGCAGCGGCATCGCGATCACGGCGCGGACTGCGCGATTTGTAGGCGAGGGGGTCGCGGTCGCGCCCCAGGCTCTCTCTCTGCCGGCGTTGCCGAACGCTGAGTTCAGCCTGCGGCTCAAGCGGAAAGCGGGAAAGGCGGCCTCCAGTCTCGCGGCGCTTCTCGCCGAAGAATTGCCGAACGAGAGACTGTGA
- a CDS encoding tautomerase family protein, translated as MPILNVTVSGKADAALSSRIAAAVSELTATHLRKDPTITAIVVSYIDPTHWFAGGKSLAEQDLNSFWLDIKVVDGTNTKPEMAAYLEAVYGRFEQLLGRLHSESYILVHEVPAAAYGYGGKTQEFRYISGKLKATV; from the coding sequence ATGCCTATCCTCAACGTCACCGTCAGCGGCAAGGCCGACGCAGCTCTCTCCTCTCGTATCGCAGCGGCGGTCAGCGAACTAACGGCCACCCACCTGCGCAAGGACCCGACGATTACCGCAATCGTCGTGTCCTACATCGATCCGACCCACTGGTTCGCCGGCGGCAAATCACTGGCCGAACAGGACCTGAACAGCTTCTGGCTGGACATCAAGGTCGTAGACGGGACAAACACCAAGCCGGAAATGGCCGCCTATCTGGAAGCGGTATACGGTCGCTTCGAGCAACTGCTCGGCAGGCTGCATTCGGAGAGCTACATCCTCGTTCACGAGGTTCCTGCCGCCGCTTACGGCTATGGTGGAAAGACCCAGGAGTTTCGCTACATCAGCGGCAAGCTCAAGGCCACGGTATAG
- a CDS encoding divalent metal cation transporter: protein MERLLFGGAADNDPSGIATYSQVGAQFSFAIGWTVLIFYPFLVGVQGLSARIGAVPDQGLARNLRPHYPASLARVATLMLLIANAINIGAHLAAMGAALQLLAGGLQLVYAVVFGIAACCSRFSCVTAAMRTFVKWLTLSRFAYVAVVFAVDVSWMEAARGVFVPSFTFGGEQATALVAVLGTTTISPYLLFWQAGQEVEELERRHRPRLGTSPQAAGRSSFVSRATPSSAWRYPMSTPCRS, encoded by the coding sequence TTGGAGCGCCTGCTCTTCGGCGGCGCGGCGGATAACGACCCAAGCGGAATCGCCACCTACAGCCAGGTTGGCGCGCAATTCAGCTTCGCGATCGGCTGGACGGTTCTGATCTTCTATCCGTTCCTTGTCGGCGTGCAGGGGCTAAGCGCCCGGATTGGTGCCGTGCCGGACCAGGGTCTCGCGCGGAACCTGAGGCCGCATTACCCAGCATCATTGGCGCGCGTGGCGACGTTGATGTTGTTGATTGCAAACGCCATCAACATTGGCGCCCATCTTGCCGCCATGGGTGCTGCCCTGCAGCTCCTCGCCGGTGGCCTCCAGCTGGTCTATGCGGTGGTCTTTGGCATTGCTGCGTGTTGCTCGAGATTTTCGTGCGTTACCGCCGCTATGCGGACATTCGTAAAATGGCTGACGCTTTCACGCTTTGCCTATGTCGCGGTCGTCTTCGCCGTCGATGTTTCGTGGATGGAAGCGGCGCGGGGTGTTTTCGTTCCATCATTCACCTTTGGCGGCGAACAGGCAACGGCGCTCGTCGCCGTGCTTGGAACGACGACGATCAGCCCCTATCTGCTTTTCTGGCAGGCAGGCCAAGAAGTCGAAGAACTCGAGCGGCGACATCGCCCGAGACTGGGCACGTCCCCGCAGGCGGCGGGCCGGAGCTCATTCGTATCGAGAGCGACACCATCGTCGGCATGGCGCTATCCGATGTCGACGCCCTGTCGATCATGA
- a CDS encoding sigma-70 family RNA polymerase sigma factor, protein MINGVLAGPVIAIMTIMAANRRIMGQPRAPWWMLTLGGAPALAMLSTVGLFLLWQHRRENSPAPTGNPQRREWLAGCAMNTDSSSSIRHLPSAPSSVWFLPTACPRLGADTLWGLPVWKEEHKGQPRIVKRATILSRKAVFPMPSTLMKEEQTQPLETQVVDLIPALRAFARTFVTSNFEADDLLQETLFRALRGIDGFAPGTNLKSWLFTIMHNAFRTQYKLRRREAPGVINCAELPIPMAPPQEWCVLNGELRTALETLAPVHREVLVLVAGYGLSYKEAADICDCAVGTIKSRLSRARDELAYRMNGVRVE, encoded by the coding sequence GTGATCAACGGTGTGCTCGCCGGTCCCGTCATCGCCATCATGACGATCATGGCCGCCAACCGCCGCATCATGGGCCAACCCAGGGCGCCCTGGTGGATGTTGACGCTCGGCGGCGCGCCCGCCCTGGCGATGCTGTCAACAGTTGGATTGTTCTTGCTTTGGCAACACCGCCGAGAGAACAGCCCCGCTCCTACCGGAAACCCCCAGAGGCGCGAGTGGCTTGCCGGGTGTGCCATGAATACTGACTCCAGCTCCTCGATCCGGCACCTTCCCTCAGCTCCTTCTTCGGTTTGGTTTCTTCCAACGGCATGCCCAAGGCTCGGCGCTGATACCCTCTGGGGACTGCCCGTGTGGAAGGAGGAACATAAAGGCCAACCGCGCATTGTTAAAAGAGCAACCATCCTATCCCGAAAGGCAGTTTTCCCCATGCCTTCCACCCTTATGAAGGAAGAGCAAACGCAGCCGCTGGAAACTCAGGTCGTTGATCTCATTCCAGCATTGCGAGCGTTTGCACGCACGTTTGTCACCTCTAACTTCGAGGCGGATGATCTTCTGCAGGAAACACTTTTCCGGGCGCTGCGCGGTATTGATGGGTTCGCGCCCGGCACAAATCTGAAGTCGTGGCTCTTCACCATCATGCACAATGCCTTCCGCACTCAGTACAAATTGCGTCGACGTGAAGCGCCAGGCGTCATCAACTGCGCCGAATTGCCAATACCAATGGCACCGCCGCAGGAGTGGTGTGTGTTGAACGGCGAATTGCGCACGGCGCTGGAAACGTTGGCCCCCGTCCATAGGGAGGTTCTTGTCCTCGTCGCCGGCTATGGCCTGAGCTACAAGGAGGCAGCTGACATCTGCGACTGCGCCGTTGGAACCATCAAGAGCAGGCTAAGCCGGGCTCGTGACGAGCTCGCCTACCGCATGAACGGTGTGCGGGTTGAATGA
- a CDS encoding HD domain-containing protein: MPDTRDRRSLWRSPVLLSAPEERAWAREVAVHAHAGQRDKAGEPYVRHCQRVADAVHGDKAKTVAFLHDILEKAPGWTAGRLLDSGFSPEVVAAVECLTRRPGETKDALTIRAAANELTLEVKRADLGDNLAQLERQGKSGAEYRRRLHLLEEVVSGADHEDAAAGLGSGDADLSEAGLARADIARRAVRGQNTDRVAKRTFVVLFGLTIVGAVYLMFLQ, from the coding sequence ATGCCTGACACCCGCGACAGGCGCTCGCTATGGCGCTCCCCAGTGCTGCTGTCCGCGCCGGAAGAACGTGCCTGGGCGCGCGAAGTCGCCGTGCACGCCCATGCTGGCCAGCGCGACAAGGCAGGTGAACCCTACGTCAGGCATTGCCAGCGCGTTGCCGATGCCGTTCACGGTGACAAGGCCAAGACGGTTGCCTTCCTGCACGACATCCTCGAAAAAGCGCCGGGATGGACAGCTGGAAGGCTGTTGGATTCCGGCTTTTCGCCCGAGGTCGTGGCTGCCGTTGAATGTCTGACACGGCGACCAGGTGAAACGAAGGACGCACTGACGATCCGCGCCGCTGCCAATGAGCTAACCCTTGAGGTGAAGCGGGCAGATCTTGGCGACAACCTTGCCCAACTTGAGCGCCAGGGCAAAAGTGGCGCCGAATACAGGCGCAGGCTGCACCTGCTTGAGGAGGTCGTCAGTGGCGCGGATCATGAAGACGCTGCTGCGGGCCTTGGGTCCGGCGACGCTGATCTGAGCGAGGCGGGGCTTGCCCGCGCCGACATCGCTCGCCGCGCGGTTCGTGGCCAGAACACCGATCGCGTCGCGAAACGAACTTTCGTCGTTCTCTTTGGCCTGACGATCGTCGGCGCCGTCTACCTTATGTTCCTGCAGTGA
- a CDS encoding CBS domain-containing protein yields the protein MRIADIMTRDVHVASPDDMISTVAREMAANDIGFLPVRESDRLVGMITDRDIVVRCVADGRDGKTRVSDIMTADVKYCFDDEDVSEVARNMGDVQVRRLPVVDRNKRLVGIVSLADAARRDPALAGIGLKGVTAPGGAHNQRP from the coding sequence ATGCGAATTGCTGACATCATGACAAGGGACGTTCACGTTGCGAGCCCTGACGATATGATCTCGACGGTGGCGCGCGAAATGGCCGCAAACGATATCGGCTTTCTGCCGGTGCGCGAAAGCGATCGCCTGGTTGGCATGATCACCGACCGCGATATTGTCGTACGCTGCGTCGCAGACGGTCGCGATGGCAAGACGCGCGTCAGCGATATCATGACTGCCGACGTGAAATACTGCTTTGACGACGAAGACGTGTCCGAAGTCGCCCGCAACATGGGTGATGTGCAGGTGCGCCGCTTGCCGGTGGTCGATCGCAACAAGCGGCTCGTCGGCATCGTATCGCTGGCGGATGCGGCGCGTCGCGATCCTGCGCTTGCAGGCATTGGCCTCAAGGGCGTGACCGCTCCCGGTGGTGCCCACAACCAACGGCCCTGA
- a CDS encoding response regulator, translating into MQEALKSLSTADDIQVAVLDINLNGELVFPVADELARRSVPLIFFSGYHDLSVPERFRSVARLSKCAGSSDLVSPVFEHYFLNMSTLAPLRAGLPDQLVTDLIAGLRLRARVLMSSVKAADSLVERTLERAIVLAATREREQPLDAWLQELMSTIYSESPFGPN; encoded by the coding sequence GTGCAAGAAGCCTTGAAAAGCCTGTCGACCGCGGACGACATTCAGGTCGCTGTCCTCGACATCAACCTGAACGGAGAGTTGGTCTTTCCCGTAGCGGACGAGCTAGCACGCCGATCGGTGCCCTTGATCTTCTTCAGCGGCTACCACGATTTGAGTGTTCCTGAGCGGTTCAGGTCGGTGGCGCGCCTTAGCAAATGCGCCGGTTCGTCTGACCTAGTGAGTCCGGTTTTCGAGCACTATTTCCTGAACATGTCGACCCTTGCCCCGCTCCGCGCGGGCTTGCCCGATCAACTCGTGACAGATCTCATCGCCGGCCTGCGCCTCAGGGCCAGGGTGCTGATGTCGAGCGTCAAGGCCGCGGACTCCCTCGTAGAGCGCACGCTCGAACGCGCGATCGTCTTGGCGGCCACAAGAGAGCGAGAGCAGCCGCTCGATGCGTGGCTGCAAGAGTTGATGTCGACCATTTACAGCGAAAGCCCATTCGGGCCGAACTGA